A region from the Bacteroidota bacterium genome encodes:
- a CDS encoding beta-eliminating lyase-related protein, which produces MRPIDLRSDTVTRPTPGMLRAMARAEMGDDGFGEDPTVRRLEEEVAALLGQEAGLFVPSGTMGNQIALQLWTTPGEEVLLDAEAHILHYEGGAPERYAGVRLRPIPAPRGLIRAEQLSVRGEADWEARTRLLCLENTHNRGGGAVYPVQLFRETVERARALGLRVHLDGARLWNAHVATGEPLQAWARLVDSVMVSFSKGLGAPAGSLLCASEEAIQEARRIRKRMGGGMRQVGLLAAAALYALRNGHLEMLRADHEKARRLAEGLAEFPGLHVAVQTVQTNIVLIELLDQPAEAFVRKLAAVGVWMVPFGPACVRAVTHRDVSMHDIEEALRRIRRIRI; this is translated from the coding sequence ATGCGTCCCATTGATCTGCGCAGCGACACCGTTACGCGTCCTACGCCGGGCATGCTGCGGGCCATGGCGCGCGCGGAGATGGGCGATGACGGCTTTGGCGAAGACCCCACGGTGCGACGCCTAGAGGAGGAAGTGGCCGCCCTGCTCGGACAGGAGGCCGGCCTGTTTGTGCCCAGCGGCACGATGGGCAACCAGATCGCTCTGCAGCTTTGGACCACACCGGGTGAAGAGGTGCTCTTGGATGCCGAAGCGCACATCCTGCATTACGAGGGCGGGGCGCCGGAGCGTTATGCGGGCGTGCGTCTAAGGCCCATCCCGGCCCCCCGAGGTCTTATTCGGGCCGAGCAGCTCTCCGTGCGCGGGGAGGCCGACTGGGAGGCGCGCACCCGGCTGTTGTGTCTGGAGAACACCCACAACCGGGGCGGCGGCGCGGTCTATCCGGTCCAGCTTTTTCGGGAGACGGTAGAGCGAGCGCGCGCTTTGGGCTTGCGCGTGCATTTGGACGGAGCCCGGCTCTGGAACGCCCACGTGGCCACGGGCGAGCCCCTGCAGGCCTGGGCTCGGCTTGTGGACTCCGTTATGGTCTCCTTTTCCAAAGGGTTGGGCGCTCCGGCCGGATCCCTGCTGTGCGCCTCTGAGGAGGCGATTCAGGAGGCGCGCCGCATCCGCAAGCGCATGGGCGGGGGTATGCGTCAGGTTGGCCTGCTGGCGGCAGCCGCCCTGTATGCGCTCCGAAACGGCCATCTTGAAATGTTGCGAGCCGATCACGAAAAGGCGCGCCGTTTGGCCGAGGGTCTGGCGGAGTTCCCCGGTTTGCACGTGGCGGTGCAGACCGTGCAGACGAACATCGTGCTGATTGAGCTTCTGGATCAGCCTGCGGAGGCGTTCGTAAGGAAGCTCGCCGCTGTGGGGGTCTGGATGGTGCCGTTCGGTCCGGCCTGCGTGCGCGCGGTAACGCACCGGGACGTTTCCATGCACGACATCGAGGAGGCGCTGCGTCGCATCAGGCGGATCCGTATTTGA
- a CDS encoding threonine synthase encodes MLLDLICSRCGLHHEADRPQTVCRACAKPLWARYDLRACAERLRPEVMRSRPPSLWRYAELLPVREERNRISRLEGWTPLLSLRGLAQRYGQRALWLKEESRNPTGSFKARGLSVAISRALELGIRHVGLPSAGNAAGAAAAYAAQAGLRCTLFMPEDTPKANVLECRLLGAEVHLVPGTIADCARALEAYRAAHPELFSLATLREPYRLEGKKTLGYELFEQLGRLPDVVLYPTGGGTGLIGMGKAFDEMAEMGWIGPERPRLFLIQASGCAPLVRAFEEQSPEARPWDAAHTIASGLRVPAAIGDFLMLDLVRRTGGGALAVSDAEIQEAMREVAHIEGLLLCPEGAATWAAYRRLRQAGRIREDEEVVLFNTGSAYKYVEVLESLLWD; translated from the coding sequence ATGCTGCTTGATTTAATCTGCAGCCGATGTGGGCTTCACCATGAGGCCGATCGACCCCAAACGGTCTGTAGAGCCTGCGCTAAGCCGCTTTGGGCGCGCTACGACCTGCGGGCGTGCGCCGAGCGGTTGCGCCCTGAGGTTATGCGAAGCCGACCCCCCTCTCTGTGGCGCTATGCGGAGCTGTTGCCCGTCCGAGAGGAACGCAATCGCATAAGCCGACTCGAAGGCTGGACTCCGTTGCTATCGCTTAGAGGCCTAGCGCAGCGCTATGGGCAGCGCGCGCTTTGGCTGAAAGAGGAATCGCGCAACCCCACGGGGAGCTTCAAGGCCCGGGGCCTGTCGGTGGCCATCAGCCGGGCCCTGGAGTTGGGCATTCGGCACGTGGGCCTGCCTTCGGCGGGAAACGCCGCTGGAGCGGCCGCCGCCTATGCCGCCCAAGCTGGGCTGCGCTGCACGCTCTTTATGCCCGAGGATACGCCCAAGGCCAACGTGCTCGAATGCCGCCTGCTGGGAGCCGAAGTGCACCTGGTGCCGGGTACGATCGCCGACTGCGCCCGGGCCCTGGAGGCCTATCGGGCCGCGCATCCGGAGCTGTTCTCCCTGGCCACGCTGCGCGAACCGTATCGTCTGGAGGGCAAAAAGACCCTGGGATATGAGCTCTTCGAACAGCTTGGCCGCCTGCCGGACGTCGTGCTCTACCCCACCGGAGGCGGAACCGGCCTTATCGGCATGGGCAAGGCCTTCGACGAGATGGCCGAGATGGGCTGGATCGGGCCCGAACGGCCGCGCCTGTTTCTGATTCAGGCCTCCGGATGCGCTCCGCTTGTGCGAGCCTTTGAGGAACAGAGCCCCGAGGCGCGGCCCTGGGATGCGGCGCACACGATCGCCTCCGGGCTTCGGGTGCCGGCCGCGATAGGAGATTTCCTGATGCTGGATCTGGTGCGTCGCACCGGCGGCGGGGCCCTGGCCGTATCCGATGCGGAAATCCAGGAGGCCATGCGCGAAGTGGCCCACATCGAGGGCCTGCTGTTGTGCCCCGAGGGCGCGGCCACCTGGGCCGCCTATCGAAGGCTGCGCCAAGCGGGCCGCATCCGAGAAGACGAGGAGGTGGTGCTCTTCAATACAGGCAGCGCCTATAAGTACGTCGAGGTCCTGGAGAGCCTGCTCTGGGACTAG
- the thrA gene encoding bifunctional aspartate kinase/homoserine dehydrogenase I produces the protein MRVLKFGGTSVGSLDRFAVVLEIIERAARREPVVVVLSALSGVTNGLLQAIEWALGRDRSWEGFLQELQARHAAYVARFARPEACSELLKELTRWIADLRQWLAGIEQLEECSPRVRDRILGVGERLLVPIAAEALQARGLSAQAWDATRLIRTDAAHGEANVDWEATEALVRAYLLPLLESQIPVVTGFIGATEEGVPTTLGRGGSDYTATLLGAALGADVVEIWTDVDGVQSADPRLVPEAFVLPRISYREAAEMAYFGAKVLHPKTMHPLERRRISVWIRNTFRPEAEGTWIGPESELWEGCVKAITSLDEAALLTIEGYGLMGGARLAARLFGLLDRLGVSVILSSQASSDESICFVVRADQARAVLRALYREFAPELAGGQIRSIALREGIGVVAAVGSGMEQQAGIAGRFFGALGRSRINVLAVSDGASHQSVSVVLDRADLRKAVSVLHGAFFLSHNRVSLLLAGPTGQVGRALLRQLRARHPWLLEALRLELRLVGVITRSRMRFDPNGLPLDDRLWELLQTGPEADWEALLHQLQETRLEHAILVDCTASEAVARRYEAWLRAGVAVVTPNKFANTLEWTYYEQLKQLSERGGVPYRYETTVGSAMPLVQTVEGLRRTGDRLHRLEGVLSGTLSFVFEQLRRGVSFSLAVRQAYERGYTEPHPMADLSGEDVARKLLILLREAGWRLERSDIAVEPLFCHQEDDLERFWGLLAQEDERWMRRLQAAQQRGRELAYVARFNGQVATVGVAEVDPNGPLGHLTSGENIVVLYTDRYRELPLIVRGPGAGAELTAAGVLADILQAARELV, from the coding sequence ATGCGTGTGCTCAAATTCGGGGGCACCTCGGTGGGTTCTCTTGATCGCTTCGCCGTGGTGCTTGAGATCATCGAACGCGCCGCCCGCCGGGAGCCCGTTGTGGTGGTGCTCTCGGCGCTAAGCGGGGTGACCAACGGGCTACTACAGGCCATCGAGTGGGCGCTCGGGCGCGACCGCTCCTGGGAAGGCTTTCTGCAGGAGCTGCAAGCCCGTCATGCGGCCTACGTGGCGCGCTTTGCGCGGCCTGAGGCCTGTTCGGAGCTTTTGAAGGAGCTTACGCGGTGGATCGCGGATCTGCGCCAGTGGCTCGCCGGAATAGAGCAACTGGAGGAGTGCTCCCCTCGGGTGCGGGACCGGATCTTGGGCGTAGGCGAGCGGCTTTTGGTGCCGATCGCAGCCGAGGCCCTGCAGGCCCGCGGTCTGTCGGCTCAGGCCTGGGATGCCACCCGGCTCATCCGCACCGACGCCGCGCATGGAGAGGCCAACGTGGACTGGGAGGCCACGGAGGCCCTTGTGCGCGCCTACCTGCTTCCGCTCCTGGAAAGCCAAATCCCCGTGGTCACCGGTTTTATCGGGGCCACCGAGGAGGGCGTGCCGACGACGCTCGGGCGGGGCGGCTCCGATTACACGGCCACGCTTCTGGGGGCCGCCTTGGGCGCCGATGTCGTAGAGATCTGGACGGACGTCGACGGGGTGCAGAGCGCCGATCCTCGCCTGGTGCCGGAGGCTTTCGTGCTGCCGCGCATCAGCTACCGCGAGGCGGCGGAGATGGCCTACTTCGGGGCCAAAGTTTTGCATCCGAAAACGATGCACCCTTTGGAGCGGCGCCGTATTTCGGTCTGGATCAGAAACACCTTTCGCCCCGAAGCGGAGGGCACGTGGATCGGCCCCGAATCGGAGCTCTGGGAGGGCTGCGTAAAGGCCATCACCTCTTTGGATGAGGCCGCGCTGCTGACCATCGAGGGCTATGGGCTCATGGGCGGGGCCCGGCTGGCCGCGCGTCTTTTTGGGCTCCTGGACCGGTTGGGGGTGTCGGTGATCCTCTCCAGCCAGGCCTCCTCGGATGAGTCCATCTGCTTTGTCGTGCGGGCCGATCAGGCCCGAGCCGTGCTTCGGGCTCTGTATAGGGAGTTCGCCCCCGAACTGGCGGGGGGGCAGATCCGATCGATCGCCCTTCGGGAGGGCATCGGGGTTGTGGCGGCCGTGGGAAGCGGCATGGAGCAGCAAGCCGGTATCGCGGGGCGTTTTTTCGGCGCCCTGGGCCGAAGCCGCATCAACGTGTTGGCCGTCTCCGATGGAGCTTCGCATCAGAGCGTCTCGGTGGTCCTGGATCGGGCCGATCTGCGCAAGGCCGTCTCCGTCTTGCACGGGGCTTTCTTTTTGTCTCACAATCGGGTTTCGCTTCTTCTAGCCGGTCCAACAGGTCAGGTGGGACGGGCGCTATTGCGCCAGCTGCGCGCACGCCACCCTTGGCTGCTTGAGGCTCTGCGCCTGGAGCTGCGTCTAGTGGGCGTTATCACGCGCAGCCGGATGCGCTTCGATCCCAATGGGTTGCCTTTGGATGATCGGCTCTGGGAGCTATTGCAGACAGGTCCAGAGGCGGATTGGGAGGCGCTGTTGCATCAGCTCCAGGAGACGCGCCTAGAACACGCCATCTTGGTCGACTGCACGGCAAGTGAGGCCGTCGCCCGGCGTTATGAAGCCTGGCTCAGGGCCGGTGTGGCCGTGGTCACGCCCAATAAGTTCGCCAATACGCTGGAATGGACCTATTACGAACAACTTAAGCAGCTCTCCGAGCGCGGCGGTGTGCCGTATCGCTACGAGACCACCGTGGGCTCGGCCATGCCTCTTGTGCAAACCGTAGAGGGCCTGCGGCGCACCGGGGACCGGCTGCACAGGCTTGAGGGGGTGCTATCGGGTACGCTTTCGTTTGTTTTCGAGCAGCTGCGCCGGGGTGTTTCGTTCTCCCTTGCCGTGCGACAGGCCTACGAGCGAGGCTATACCGAGCCCCATCCGATGGCCGATCTAAGCGGGGAGGATGTGGCGCGCAAGCTGCTTATTTTGCTCCGCGAGGCGGGCTGGCGCCTGGAGCGATCCGATATCGCGGTCGAGCCGCTTTTCTGCCACCAGGAAGACGACCTAGAACGCTTCTGGGGCCTTTTGGCCCAGGAAGATGAGCGCTGGATGAGGCGGCTGCAAGCCGCCCAGCAGAGAGGCCGGGAGCTGGCCTATGTGGCGCGCTTCAACGGGCAAGTGGCGACCGTGGGGGTGGCCGAGGTGGATCCGAATGGACCGCTGGGCCATCTGACGTCCGGGGAGAACATCGTGGTGCTGTACACGGATCGATACCGCGAGCTGCCCCTCATCGTGCGCGGACCGGGAGCAGGAGCCGAGCTGACCGCAGCCGGGGTGCTGGCCGATATCCTACAGGCCGCCCGGGAGCTGGTCTAG
- the metX gene encoding homoserine O-acetyltransferase produces MLAWRAHIDPDTRFWTHPGPFKLECGAVLPHVQVAYRTWGRLAEGCVNAVLVCHALTGSADADRWWAGLIGPGRALDVERDYIVCSNVLGSCYGTTGPLSPRAKGRDPWGPDFPPITIRDMVRLQAVLLEHLGVRRLRLVVGGSMGGMQALEWALLYPERVEAVAAIAVSGRHSAWCIAISEAQRQAIYADPRWQGGRYYPGPGPEAGLSAARMMAMCLYRSPESFALRFGRNLQPEADCFAVESYLRYQGRKLVHRFDANSYVLLTRAMDSHDLARSRGPYEAVLRSIAHPTLVVSIPTDRLYVPEEQRELARLIPNARLVELDSPHGHDAFLIETERLGALLARFRAELGHWACRRTG; encoded by the coding sequence ATGCTTGCCTGGCGTGCGCATATCGACCCGGATACGCGATTTTGGACCCACCCGGGTCCTTTCAAGCTTGAATGCGGAGCCGTCTTGCCTCATGTACAGGTGGCCTACCGCACGTGGGGGCGTCTGGCAGAGGGGTGCGTAAACGCCGTGCTCGTCTGTCATGCGCTCACGGGCTCGGCCGACGCCGATCGCTGGTGGGCCGGCCTCATAGGTCCAGGCCGGGCTCTTGATGTGGAGCGCGATTACATCGTCTGCTCCAACGTGCTGGGCAGCTGCTACGGGACCACGGGGCCGCTTAGCCCCAGGGCTAAGGGTCGGGACCCTTGGGGTCCGGATTTTCCGCCGATTACGATCCGGGATATGGTGCGGCTGCAGGCGGTGCTTTTGGAGCATCTGGGCGTGCGCCGGCTGCGGCTTGTCGTGGGCGGATCCATGGGTGGCATGCAAGCGCTTGAGTGGGCCCTGTTGTATCCGGAGCGGGTGGAGGCCGTCGCCGCGATCGCCGTCTCGGGTCGGCATTCGGCCTGGTGCATCGCCATCAGCGAGGCCCAGCGGCAGGCCATTTACGCTGATCCCCGTTGGCAAGGAGGGCGTTATTACCCTGGGCCGGGGCCCGAGGCGGGCTTGAGCGCGGCGCGCATGATGGCGATGTGTCTGTACAGGAGCCCCGAGAGCTTCGCGCTGCGCTTTGGTCGCAACCTGCAGCCGGAGGCCGACTGCTTCGCCGTGGAGAGCTATTTGCGCTATCAGGGTCGCAAACTTGTGCACCGCTTCGATGCCAATAGCTACGTGCTGCTTACACGCGCCATGGATAGCCATGATCTGGCGCGCAGCCGCGGGCCCTATGAGGCGGTGCTCCGTTCCATAGCGCATCCTACGCTTGTGGTGAGCATCCCAACGGATAGGCTCTACGTGCCGGAAGAGCAACGGGAGCTTGCGCGGCTCATACCCAACGCCCGGCTTGTCGAGTTGGACTCCCCCCATGGACATGACGCGTTTCTGATCGAGACCGAGCGCCTGGGGGCGCTTCTGGCGCGTTTTCGCGCCGAACTGGGACATTGGGCTTGTCGCAGAACGGGGTAA
- a CDS encoding O-acetylhomoserine aminocarboxypropyltransferase/cysteine synthase: protein MERAYRFETLQIHAGAEPAPGTNARAVPIYQTTSYTFRDVEHAARLFALEEFGNIYTRIMNPTTEVFERRMAALEGGVAALATASGQAAQFLALTTIAQAGDNIVSSSHLYGGTYNQFKVSFPRLGIEVRFVEGDDPEDFRRALDERTRALYVETIGNPGFEIPDFIALAEIAHEHGIPLVVDNTFGCAGYLCRPIEFGADVVVASATKWIGGHGTAIGGVIVDSGRFNWGNGKFPAFTEPAPGYHGLSFWKVFGPDSPFGNIAFIIRARVEGLRDHGPCLSPFNAFLFLQGLETLSLRVERHCQNTLMLARWLESHPQVAWVSYPGLESHPYHERAKRYLRNGFGGVLAFGIRGGWEAGRAFVNNVKLASHLANVGDVRTLVIHPASTTHQQLSPEEQRAAGVSPDMIRVSVGLEHIEDIIADFEQAFARVPVV, encoded by the coding sequence ATGGAGCGCGCTTACCGTTTCGAGACCCTGCAGATTCATGCGGGCGCTGAACCCGCGCCGGGCACCAACGCTCGGGCCGTGCCGATTTACCAGACCACCTCTTATACCTTCCGGGACGTGGAACATGCCGCGCGGCTGTTCGCGCTTGAGGAGTTCGGCAACATCTACACCCGCATCATGAACCCCACGACGGAGGTCTTCGAGCGCCGCATGGCCGCGCTGGAGGGGGGGGTAGCGGCCCTGGCCACGGCCAGTGGGCAGGCTGCGCAATTTCTAGCCCTCACTACGATCGCGCAGGCGGGGGACAACATCGTCTCCAGCAGTCATCTTTACGGAGGCACCTACAACCAATTCAAAGTCTCCTTCCCCCGGCTGGGCATTGAGGTGCGTTTCGTAGAGGGGGATGATCCAGAGGACTTCCGGCGAGCCCTTGATGAGCGCACGCGCGCTCTGTATGTGGAGACGATCGGTAATCCGGGCTTCGAGATTCCCGATTTTATAGCCCTGGCCGAGATCGCGCATGAACACGGAATACCCCTCGTAGTGGATAATACCTTCGGGTGCGCCGGGTATCTATGCCGGCCCATCGAGTTCGGGGCCGATGTGGTGGTGGCCTCCGCTACGAAGTGGATCGGCGGGCATGGAACGGCCATCGGAGGGGTCATCGTCGACTCCGGGCGTTTCAACTGGGGAAACGGCAAATTCCCGGCCTTCACCGAGCCGGCTCCGGGCTATCACGGTTTGAGTTTCTGGAAGGTCTTCGGTCCCGATAGCCCCTTTGGCAACATCGCCTTTATCATCCGGGCGCGCGTGGAGGGACTGCGGGACCATGGCCCGTGCTTGTCGCCTTTCAACGCGTTCTTGTTCCTGCAGGGCCTGGAGACGCTTTCACTTCGCGTGGAGCGGCATTGCCAAAACACGCTCATGCTGGCGCGCTGGCTGGAGTCCCATCCCCAGGTGGCTTGGGTCAGTTACCCCGGCTTGGAGAGCCACCCTTACCATGAACGGGCCAAGCGCTACCTGCGAAACGGTTTCGGTGGGGTGCTCGCCTTCGGCATCCGCGGGGGCTGGGAGGCGGGGCGCGCTTTTGTGAACAACGTCAAGCTCGCCAGTCACCTGGCCAACGTGGGCGATGTGCGCACGCTCGTGATCCATCCCGCCTCCACCACCCACCAACAGCTCAGCCCAGAGGAGCAGCGCGCGGCTGGGGTGAGTCCGGATATGATCCGGGTTTCGGTGGGCTTGGAGCACATAGAAGACATTATAGCGGATTTCGAGCAGGCCTTCGCCCGCGTCCCGGTGGTCTAG
- a CDS encoding CDP-alcohol phosphatidyltransferase family protein, with translation MASPNRAVWRTPEIEDPTNRYLIHPISWALVRVLSRTRVHPNLVSLAGLGSGLGAAFALSQYEQGGWLWLGAGLLFLWHVFDGADGQLARLTGRSSELGKILDGLCDHGTFAALYVSLAWASAPSWGSWAFLLAASAALSHFVQANAYELQRQLYDYWVHGKATSPLEHPAQLWARRAAFRGVGRWLVLPYYVYLRLQKLAGRVQEPLLEHLRSLREPSEQERARMLYRAYQAPMVRIWGALSSNYRTAALLLACGSGEPVGFFLWELTILNGLLLGLLVAQWRRNQTLLRQLRAEPARAPHVNRWALAAIRSFCYPKRRR, from the coding sequence GTGGCCAGCCCGAACAGAGCGGTGTGGCGCACCCCGGAGATCGAAGATCCCACGAATCGTTACCTGATCCACCCGATCAGCTGGGCGCTGGTGCGGGTTCTTTCGCGCACCCGGGTGCATCCGAATCTCGTATCCCTGGCTGGGTTGGGTAGTGGCCTAGGGGCCGCTTTCGCTCTCAGCCAATACGAGCAGGGCGGTTGGCTTTGGCTCGGGGCGGGGCTTCTTTTTCTGTGGCATGTGTTCGATGGGGCCGATGGGCAGCTCGCGCGTCTTACGGGACGCAGCTCCGAGCTGGGCAAAATCTTAGACGGGCTCTGCGACCACGGCACCTTTGCGGCTCTATACGTGAGCTTGGCTTGGGCCTCGGCTCCCTCTTGGGGCTCTTGGGCTTTCCTATTGGCCGCTTCGGCGGCGCTGAGCCATTTCGTACAAGCCAACGCCTACGAGCTGCAGCGGCAGCTGTACGACTATTGGGTGCACGGGAAGGCCACCTCGCCTCTGGAGCATCCGGCGCAGCTGTGGGCCCGTCGGGCGGCGTTTCGAGGCGTAGGGCGCTGGCTTGTGTTGCCGTATTACGTATATCTGCGCCTACAAAAGCTCGCCGGTCGGGTCCAAGAGCCCCTTCTGGAGCACCTGCGCTCACTGCGAGAGCCAAGCGAGCAAGAGCGGGCTCGTATGCTGTATCGCGCCTATCAGGCGCCCATGGTGCGCATTTGGGGGGCGCTGAGCTCTAACTACAGAACAGCCGCCCTCCTACTAGCCTGTGGATCAGGAGAGCCCGTTGGGTTCTTCCTCTGGGAGCTCACAATCCTGAACGGTCTTCTACTTGGGCTGCTTGTGGCGCAGTGGCGGCGCAACCAGACGCTGCTGCGTCAGCTGCGGGCTGAGCCTGCTCGTGCTCCTCACGTTAATAGGTGGGCCTTAGCCGCAATCCGCTCGTTTTGCTACCCCAAACGGAGAAGGTAA
- a CDS encoding inositol-3-phosphate synthase has product MRTGSPIPPAEGKLLVLLPGLGAVATTFIAGVEAVRQGRARPFGSLTQMQTIRLGRRSENRNPLIRDFLPLARLEDLVFGAWDIFPDDAFEAAVRAQVLEMRDLEPLEPFLRTIRPMPAVFDRRYVKRLDGPNKKQAPNKRILAEMLREDIRRALAETGANRAVMIWCGSTEVYMRPAPCHESLEAFERGLEENDPAITPSQIYAYAALREGVPYANGAPNLSADIPALERLAEERGVPIAGKDFKTGQTFLKTVIAPGLKARMLGVRGWFSTNILGNRDGAVLDDLDSFRAKEATKSGVLSTILQPELYPELYGELYHKVDINYYPPRGDAKESWDNIDIFGWMGYPMQIKVNFLCRDSILAAPVVLDLALLLDLAGRAGLKGIQEWLSFYFKSPHVHPGHVPEHDLFIQHFRLKNTLRVLGGEAPITHLSEEFDLLETLRA; this is encoded by the coding sequence ATGCGCACCGGATCCCCGATTCCCCCAGCAGAGGGCAAGTTGCTCGTCTTGCTCCCCGGTCTTGGGGCCGTGGCCACCACCTTTATCGCCGGCGTAGAAGCGGTCCGGCAAGGCCGCGCCCGGCCCTTCGGATCCCTGACGCAGATGCAGACGATTCGGCTTGGCCGGCGTTCTGAGAACCGCAACCCGCTTATCCGGGATTTTCTCCCGCTGGCCCGTTTGGAGGACCTAGTCTTTGGCGCCTGGGACATCTTCCCGGACGACGCCTTCGAGGCGGCGGTGCGCGCGCAGGTGCTTGAGATGCGCGACCTAGAGCCCCTGGAGCCCTTCCTGCGCACGATCCGGCCCATGCCGGCCGTCTTCGACCGCCGCTATGTCAAGCGCCTAGATGGGCCCAATAAAAAGCAGGCGCCTAATAAGCGCATACTGGCCGAGATGCTGCGCGAAGACATCCGCCGCGCGCTTGCGGAGACCGGAGCAAATCGAGCCGTGATGATCTGGTGCGGTTCGACCGAGGTCTACATGCGGCCCGCGCCCTGCCATGAGAGCCTGGAAGCCTTCGAGCGAGGTTTGGAGGAGAACGACCCCGCCATCACCCCCTCTCAAATCTATGCCTACGCGGCCCTACGGGAAGGCGTTCCCTACGCGAACGGCGCCCCGAACCTCTCGGCCGATATACCCGCCCTGGAGCGACTGGCCGAGGAACGCGGCGTGCCCATTGCGGGCAAGGACTTCAAGACGGGCCAGACTTTTCTGAAAACCGTCATCGCTCCCGGCCTAAAGGCGCGCATGCTCGGGGTGCGGGGATGGTTCTCGACGAACATCCTCGGCAACCGGGACGGGGCCGTGCTGGATGATCTGGACAGCTTCCGGGCCAAGGAGGCCACCAAATCCGGGGTCTTGTCGACGATCCTGCAACCGGAGCTGTATCCGGAGCTCTACGGGGAACTCTACCATAAAGTGGACATCAACTACTACCCTCCGCGCGGAGACGCCAAGGAGTCCTGGGACAACATCGACATCTTTGGCTGGATGGGCTATCCCATGCAGATCAAGGTCAACTTTCTGTGCCGCGACTCGATCTTGGCCGCCCCTGTAGTGCTGGACCTGGCGCTGCTGTTGGACCTAGCTGGACGCGCGGGCCTAAAGGGTATTCAAGAGTGGCTGTCGTTTTACTTCAAAAGCCCTCATGTGCACCCGGGCCACGTGCCGGAGCACGACCTGTTCATTCAGCATTTTCGGCTCAAAAACACGCTGCGCGTGCTAGGTGGAGAAGCGCCGATCACCCACCTTTCCGAAGAATTTGACCTGCTTGAGACGCTGCGCGCATGA
- a CDS encoding NTP transferase domain-containing protein: MTIPTALILAAGLGSRLRTPNGVFSVPKPLLPVAGRPLIAYALENAEQAGCQEAVIVLGHEASEIQGAILAFYKGPLRLRFVYNPLYALQNGISVLAAEPYLSDPFLLLMADHLIEPQLMRRIRQARPPVGGALLAVDFQLERIFDLADATKVLVEEDRIRAIGKDLSEYNAIDTGLFLCTHGLLEALRQARQEQDGDASLSDGVRILAQSGLMIAFDIEGAFWQDVDTAAMHAYAESQWRALMAAQLP, encoded by the coding sequence ATGACCATCCCCACCGCCCTTATATTGGCCGCAGGCTTGGGCTCGCGCTTGCGCACCCCCAATGGGGTCTTTTCCGTGCCCAAGCCCCTTCTGCCCGTAGCCGGCCGGCCCCTTATCGCCTACGCCTTGGAGAACGCCGAACAGGCCGGCTGCCAAGAGGCCGTTATCGTGCTGGGGCACGAGGCCTCCGAGATTCAGGGAGCTATACTCGCCTTCTACAAGGGCCCCCTCCGGCTGCGCTTCGTATACAATCCCCTCTACGCCCTTCAAAATGGGATCTCGGTGCTCGCGGCCGAGCCGTATCTATCGGATCCGTTTCTACTTCTCATGGCGGATCACTTGATCGAGCCGCAGCTCATGCGACGCATACGCCAGGCCCGGCCCCCCGTCGGCGGAGCGCTACTGGCTGTGGACTTTCAGTTGGAGCGCATCTTCGATCTAGCAGACGCCACCAAGGTGCTCGTCGAAGAGGACCGTATTCGCGCCATAGGCAAGGACTTGTCTGAGTACAACGCGATCGACACAGGATTATTTCTCTGCACGCATGGGCTGCTGGAGGCGTTGCGGCAAGCCCGCCAAGAACAAGATGGCGATGCATCGCTATCCGACGGGGTGCGGATCTTAGCGCAATCCGGGCTCATGATCGCCTTTGATATCGAGGGGGCCTTTTGGCAAGACGTCGACACAGCCGCTATGCACGCCTATGCGGAGAGCCAGTGGCGTGCGCTCATGGCGGCGCAGTTGCCTTGA